CAAGACAACATCGGTGGTCTACAAATTCTTCATCAAGACTCTTGGGTTGATGTCGCTCCTCTTCCTGGAGCTCTCGTCATCAACATTGGAGATTTCTTGCAGGTAAAGTAAGAATCTGAAAAAACAGAGATACCAACtgccttttgtttatttatgtcttcgtttttttttgcagcTGATAACGAACGATAAATTTGTAAGTTTGGAACATAGAGTGCTTGCGAATAGACAAGGACCAAGGATTTCAGTTGCGAGCTTTTTTAGCTCAAGTAAACATGCCAATTCCACAGTTTATGGACCAATGAAAGAGCTTGTGTCTGAAGAAAACCCTCCAAAATACAGAGACATTACCATAAAAGAATACACAGAAGGATACTTTAAGAAGGGTCTGGATGGAACATCACATCTCTTGAATTTCAGgatttgaaaacaaaaccacAGGACAAAAAATGTGGTGTTTCTTAGCATCAATCCCTCTGCAGTAAGTTAGCCAGTATATGTATGTGTTGAACTACTCTATTTTGAATCTTTCCAGTTTAGTCATATGTATCAGACTACATAGTTTAAAATGCATTGGACTGAATAGTCACAAGATTGAAAACTTTATTTGCTTACTACCTCTTCAATTCATGTTTGAGAACTAACACTAGTCATAGTCATGGGCATATTATCTGAAACTCGAAAACCAAACCGgaactgaaaagaaaaaacgaGACCAAAACCAgaccgaaaattataaaaacccAAACAGTTCCTGTATttctaaacccaaaaaatcCTAACTATCCGAATTACCCAAATATTTTTTGGGTGTTTCCGGGTTTAACTCGgattttcagaatttttttctggtttttggCTTTAACCCCGATTTATTTATAATACGGTTCCACTTcggattttataaaaaaatagaaacccgACCCAAACCCGAcattatccgaaccgaatcgaTCCGAAAAATGTCCGGTTCCTAAATGGTTCCTAAATATCCCAACCCGAATAACCCAAATTACCcgaaaaccgaataaaccgaaccgaaccgacccgaaccaAAAACCCCAATGCCAGGACTAAGACAATAATAAAGTGTTTTTCATTAGAACATGTCCAACCATGTTTGTCTCTTTCTTAACTCAGCTTTCTCTCACttgttctgtttttattttaaagttatgaCTTGTTAAGATGTGATCTTAAACATGTTTGTATGATTTCTTCAAACTTTATGTTTTTCTTCCACAACTGTACGATTTGAAAAAGTCATAGCTCTGTATTTTGTTTCATGCATTTTAATTGAAagcttttgttcaaaaaaaaaacatgtccaACCATATTTCATATTCTACTCCAAACTAGATGTTGGAGTAAAATCATCTTCAAAATCTGCTCAATTTTCCATTTTATGATAGagtcaaaataaaattacttcAAAAATGGAAtagttcatttatttttaacttattaaTCCATTTTCTTTCTAAAATGTTAGAGAATTAGAGTAAAACTCAACTCTGTTATGAAGtaactatatttttaagaaGAAAATAGAGTATACGTTGGAAATGATCTTAGCATTTAGCATCAAGAGTATATACCACATCAACTTTAACAAACAATGTTGACTCCTACTTGCATACAGTAACGAGTCTACGAATAGCTCATCCGGTATACTAGctgacattttaaaaaaaaatgttatcaacGTCTCGAGTAATTAACTAATGTAATTAGTCCACAAAAGCGGTGAAGAAAATTCAACTACGACAAGTCCTCGTTGAAAGTGAGTGTGTgtcagagaaagaaagagacaacATAGTCATGTAAATTAATCATCAGTTACAGTCAGAACCCACGAAAACGGACAAAGTTGGTCCCACACACCGAAGACCAGACTCTCCTACCGTCGATTCTCAGTCGTTCTTTTATTTATCTTCACATTGCTACTTCTTCTCCTAAGCAGAAAACAATGGTGACCAAAAAATCTGTTGAATTCGATCCTTATATCGAACGAAAGGCTTTCGATGAGACGAAAGAAGGAGTCAAAGGGCTTGTCGACGCTAAAATCACCGAAGTCCCACGTATCTTCCATGTCCCACAAGGTTCCTTGACCGACAAGAAACCCTCTGTTTCAGACCTAGAGATCCCTATCATCGACTTTGCAAGCGTTCACGTCGACACAGCGTCACGTGAAGCCGTGGTAGAGAAGGTCAAACACGCGGCGGAGAAGTGGGGATTCTTCCAGGTGATCAATCATGGTATTCCTTTGAACGTTCTTAAAGAGATTGAAGATGGAGTTCGTAGGTTTCACGAGGAAGATCCTGAGGTCAAGAAACGATATTTCTCGCGTGATTTCAACAAGAAAAAATTCGTGTACAATAGTAACTTCGATCTATACAGTGCTTCTCCATCTGTTAATTGGAGAGATGCTTTCTCTTGTTACATGGCTCCAGATCCTCCACCTCCTGAGGATCTCCCAGTGGCTTGCAGGTGAAGTAAACAGACTAGCacttccttttccttttaattggaaattattgttattatattctgttcaattttttttttggaaattattGAAGTTTCAATCGGTTAAGTCTGATTACCTGCAAAGAGTTGACCTATTGGCTAAAACTCTTGGATCACTACTAAGAAATCATAAGCTTGATTTTCGGttaaaaagagtaaaaaaaaatcatggtaTGAACTTTGTTTTATGAGATTATACGGACTCTCTAACCAAGAACCTcctaatcttaaaaaaaaaatctttctagttatgtttttttcagaAGTGAACATATAATAACTGAAAGCCATAGTGATTGATTTTCCAACATCTTTTGATTGACCCAGGGATGCTATGATGGAATACACAAAGCATGTGATGAGTTTAGGTGATTTGCTATTTGAGCTCCTTTCAGAAGCACTAGGTTTGAAATCTGAGACCATGAAAAACATGGACTGCTTGAAGAGTTTGCTTATGATCTGCAATTATTACCCACCTTGTCCACAACCTGACCTAACTATGGGGATAAGTCAACACTCAGACAACTCTTTCCTCACCATTCTTCTTCAGGACAACATCGGCGGTCTTCAGATTCTTCATCAAGATTCTTGGGTTGATGTCTCTCCTATTCCCGGAGCTCTTGTTATCAACATGGGAGATTTCTTGCAGGTCAGGTTAAAAATCTTAAAGTAAATAACCTAAACCTTTAAATTAAGATGtctttaatttgtttatatatgtttggttTTGCAGCTGATAACGAACGATAAATTTGTGAGCGCCAACCATAGAGTGCCTGCGAACAGAGAAGGGCCAAGGGTTTCAATAGCGAGCTTTTTCAGCTCAAGTGCACTCCCCAGTTCAACAGTTTATGGACCAATGAAAGAGCTTGTGTCTGAGGAAAACCCTCCAAAATACAGAGACATAACCATAAAAGAATACACAGAGGGTTATTTTGTGAAAGGTCTCGGTGGAACATCCTATCTATCAAATATTAGGATATGAATTAAGTGCATGATCAGCTACTCTGTTCTTGGTTGTGCAGTAGCTAACCCAATGTATCAAAAATAAGAAAGCATAGCCTATGTGTGTTATCAGTGTCGAAGGTAAGAAAACATAGCCTATGTGTGTATGCGTGTGTATCAGTGTATGTGTTGAGCTACTCTGTGTTTGGATCTTTCATTTACCTCTTCAATTCATCTTTTAGACAAAAAGAGCTATTTTCATCAGCATCAAGAGTACTAcaccatttttatatttatttttataattttgtcacTATGCTTGGATTCGTCATGCATCTACTAACTGTATAATTGAATATCAAAAGACAGGCACggtctatatattatattattttatgtttcaatTTCTAATGAAAGATGTGTGTTGGGTTTGTGGACGTGTTACCCTTCGACGCAAGGTTTAATAAAAGGCATATTCAGAACTTGGATGATTAGGAACTTAATGCGCTAACGTTTTGTATTTTTGGAGGTCGATAAAATGGCGCCATGCATGCATGATTTTGTAAGATCAAATCATAACAAATAAACTCGTGACTTATATAGTATTCATTACAACTAGCTAGTCtgcataatgtatatatatgtcaatcATTAGCTAAACAGATCACATATTTTCCAAATGTCATACTAATTAAGTAATACTGGTATCGTTAGAAGGATTTCGAGTCCTTTGGGAGTTGAGATTGGCATTGGCATCAATGCCACGAGCCAAGGAGATGCAAGTGATTGTACCTACGCGATATCAGTGAGCATTGCCTGTGGATTCCTTGTGTAAGTGTTTTTGTTTGATGCATGATGTTtgaattgaatatattttaaataatgttttaggaGTTGGAGgaaaaaaaaccttttttttcttcttcaaaaaaatgttttaggaGTTGGAGGGAAAAGAACATCAAAGTATATTGTAGAGATGTTAAAACAAACAGCaactgatatttaaattttacttttccACAATTAAACCCACCAACTTATGTAGACTTCGAAAATTCAATATACATACACTTTTTTCTAACTTTGAAATTTACTTATTATCTTCACTTTCTGTATACATTAGTTTCTCCCCATAGCAAAATTTGTTCTAACAAGGAAAATGAGCCTCGAGATTCATATGACCCATGTGGAAAAATGTTTTATTGTTCTTTGTCGAGTGAAAGAAACTATATAAATAGACGATATACCTTGGAACCATACGCAAATAATTGACCAAAGACCATTTACACATGTGAGTCATGTGACCATGTGAGTTCCCACAAACCATAATCACAAGAGACTTCTCACTTCTGAATTCCTCACTATTCACATTCATTTTACAAGCTTATCAAAGTCTATTTATCGCAATATAATTGGTACAAATATATTTGTCACGATTTTGTTTGGTCTTTTAAAAGCACATGTGGGATCCGTCGAAAGCGCTACATGTGAATGGTCTTGCCAATCACAACAGCAAGAAAGAAACATGTGCATGACCAAGAAATTGGCAAGAGTAggaaacaagaacaaaaaaaaaactttacctTCTATGTTTTTAGTCCTTGCTCAAATCCCCAAGACATCTTTACTTTCTTCATTAGAGAACGAAAAAACGTTGAAACGTGTAGCCATGTAGTTGCTGATGCAGCATCATCAAGATTCCCAAGAGGCGAGAAAACAAGAAAACCACATCTCTTGTGAATCTTAATGATGCTGCATTTGCAACTACCGGCTGTTAGCAACTATCAGAGGCTAGGTCTTTTGCCTTTTCATCAAGAACCCAAACAGATCAAGATGATTTTATGGCCACCACCAAACGAATACGCAAAGCTAAAAGGAAGAGGATTCAGAAAGCCAATCAATCAGCAAGATGATTTTAAGGGTAACCAATTGAGAGAGAGATAGGTGCATGAATATATACACTAAAATGAAGAAAGCTAGTTGGTCAATGTAAAATCACTTGGAAAGGGACATAACTAGCAGCAGGAGAAAACCTAGAAGATAATTGACCTTTGaacgggagagagagagaaagagagagagagatcacatCAATACAAAACAAGCCCACTTCAGTGCACAAGTGTCAGCCTGTCAGGAATAGAGGACAAAGCTAAAGAGTTTGTTTTTTTCATGTGAAATATCTGAAGAACTCAAATGTTTTTATACACAAAACCTCAAACCTTTTTTCACAAAAGTACTATGAATAAGTAATTAAAGAAGCATTTCCAGGTGGAGATGCTTAATGGGATGCAAAGGGCCACTAATCAAAGGTTAATCAGCAGAAAGAActttattaaactaatcatgATTGATTAGTGAGGAACAAGTGGGATTAGGAATATAATTAGATTTAACGATGGTCACTTTATCAAACTAATCATGATTAAGATTGTTCCTTGTGCGGTTCCTTACGTGTAAAGGCGAAAACACTCAGAAAGCAAACAGCTTTAGGTTTTAACTGGATGTCTTGATATACTTTTTAAGTCAGGGAATCAGTTAAGATCAGgagatttagaaaattaagGGGAGCCACGAATAGCATAAAAGCATATccattttcaataaaaatggAACAATACAACTCATCTTTCATTCATACATCTTTGACTGATAGATACCAGATAATTAGACACGACAACACATGTTCCTCTAACGCACTAGTAAACAAAAGGAATGAACTTGTGCCTAACCTTATTAACATAACCCAAATAGCTTTTCCCAAAACTCTCCATCATAACTCTTCCTCCAGCTTTGCCTTCTTGTCGTAGTACACCAAACAAACCGCTACAAGAAACAACAGAGCGTTGCAGTACGTCGCGGAAAGAAGAATCGTAGAAGCATATATCGGATGCATAATCCATCATCAGAATATCTAGCAAGATAAAGCGTTGAATCGTATTGCATAATAAGCATTGTAACCACAATCAAACCCCATATCCCTACATTAACCCAACCGCCTGGTAGACGGTGAAGCTCAGGCCCTTCAAAAGTCGCAAGCCAATGTCCAACCATGACACCAACACCAAACAAAACCTTAGACCATAGAGGCGTGTCCACATCCCATTTGGGATCATGCGTGCGAGCGTAGTAATCTCTATAGAGGCGTTTTCTGACTGTTacattaaagaagaagaagtaatgATAAGCTAAGAAGAACACAAAAGGCCAGCCTTCAAGATTAACCGCTGAAATAAGCAGGAGGCACAAGTGTAAGCTATGTAAGAGTGAAGTTCTATACCAAGCTGCTCAAAGGCGTTGGCTTGGTGAAGTAAATGGCGTAACCCGCGAGAGACAGAGCCATAAACCAAAGCCAGAAACAGCCATGTCCAGCTGAAATACATCCAGAAGAAGGGGTTGAAGACTAAAGTCACTACCTTTTTTGGAACTAGAGTTTAAATTGATAGCAAAAGAGTTAACTTTACAGCATTCAAGGGCTTAACTTTCAGCTGACGAACTTTATCAACCAGTGAGCTCAGGAAAGGGTTGACGGAATTGAAAACAGTCGGGGTTGAAATCGAGCATATTCCGAGGACTTCTTTCGTCgaaaattcctcggaatattccgaggaagatgtcgtcggaatattccgagggatacacttcctcggaatatttccaaaattaaaaaaaaaatttataaatttattttttttaaattgaaattcgaaaatataaaattaaaattaaaatagaaaacatattaaaatacaaaaaataataaaatagtttttataaataaaaaaaatgttttataaatacaaaattagttttaataaatataaatatttttataaatatgaaatcatctttttataaatacaaaatagattttataaatacaaaaaataataaaatagtgtttataaatcaaaaaaatgttttataaatacaaaattagttttaattaatataaatatttttatagatatgaaataatctttttataaatacaaaatagttttttataaatacaaaaaataataaaatagtgtttataaatcaaaaaatgttttataaatacaaaattaattttaaaatatgaaatcatcttttataaatccaaaaatcgaatttatatacaaagaacattttgtatatttaaaaatagtttttataaatacaaaaataaaaaaatagtgtttataaatcaaaaaaatgttttataaatacaaaattagttttaataaatataaatatttttataaatatgaaatcatcttttataaatccaaagatcgaatttatatacaaaaacattttgtaaaatcgattttatatagaaaaaacgttttgtaaatacaaaaataataaacaatcaatttttttgctgtatttcatttcttatacaattgtaatgcataccattgaagattctttgtatagatgagcataaaccatgaaataacaaatttcaaaacgaattgaaagtattccctttaccgttcattaaagtgtataagtgtttctcttatgttgtggggatttcgttcatacaatcgaaaaagtgtttattatagggtaaggaacaaatttttgacttcataatcagtctaagacacttaataagggttatataagtgttattcaaaccgcaaaacgttgttttcggtttaaaaaccttatttcctcggaattttctcggaatattccgacggaattccgaggaaacccttatcttcctcggaatattccgaggaaattctgaggaacacttgataaactcgaacgtttttttataaacgcatcgatcgatccgttgatgttcaaaaacgcatcgatcgatcgagtatatcaagtgttcctcggaatttcctcggaatattctgaggcttttccgaggaaacatggtttggggtaacaatgtgatcgatcgattagtatcccatcgatcgatgtggataTCCAATAGATCGAATGAACAAAATCTCGAacgttttttataaacgcatcgatcgatgcgtttatgttcaaaaacgcatcgatctaTGCGtttatgttcaaaaacgcatcgatcgatcgagtatatcaagtgttcctcggaatttcctcggaatattccgaggcttttccgaggaaacagggtttggggtaacaatgtgatcgatcgatcccaaaatggatcgatcgatcaccaagatggaccaaagcgtaacaatgtgatcgatcgattagattatcccatcgatcgatgtggataTCCAATAGATAGAATGAACAAAATCTCGaacgttttttttataaacgcatcgatcgatccgtttatgttcaaaaacgcatcgatcaatcgagtatatcaagtgttcctcggaattttctcggaatataccgacggaattccgaggaaattccgaggaaaccaaatttagagtttcctcggaatatcctcggaaattcctcgggaaattccgaggatttcattttccgtcggaatgtccgtcagaatacagctgttttcttgtagtgtgaaaTCTTTCTTTGGAAAAATCGAAGCTTTGTATGAAAGCATCATTTTGTCAAAGACCAATCCAGTATGGATTTCCCCCAAGAGACACACGTTCGACAGTGGTAATTTAAGATGCCAATCAAAAGTAATATCAGCTAGAACCTTCCAACTATTATAAGCGAATTCGTAGACTTCAACCCTTGGAGGTCGATCTCTGTCGTTACGAGCACATCGAAACCTAACGATTTTGTAGCTGCGATGGGTTGGTGGTGATTGGCGGACGAATCCAAGACCGTAGGCATCATCAAAACAATGGAAGTCACTGCCGCATTTGACCCATCGTGTCTCTTTCAACATCGGATTCCATACCAAAAGCTGGTTGTTCATGACACACAATAGTAGACCAGTGCAGTGAACAATCTTGTACACTTTGATCCTCTTGCGCATCTCGTCA
The window above is part of the Brassica napus cultivar Da-Ae chromosome C3, Da-Ae, whole genome shotgun sequence genome. Proteins encoded here:
- the LOC106436155 gene encoding 1-aminocyclopropane-1-carboxylate oxidase homolog 12-like, producing MVTKKSVEFDPYIERKAFDETKEGVKGLVDAKITEVPRIFHVPQGSLTDKKPSVSDLEIPIIDFASVHVDTASREAVVEKVKHAAEKWGFFQVINHGIPLNVLKEIEDGVRRFHEEDPEVKKRYFSRDFNKKKFVYNSNFDLYSASPSVNWRDAFSCYMAPDPPPPEDLPVACRDAMMEYTKHVMSLGDLLFELLSEALGLKSETMKNMDCLKSLLMICNYYPPCPQPDLTMGISQHSDNSFLTILLQDNIGGLQILHQDSWVDVSPIPGALVINMGDFLQLITNDKFVSANHRVPANREGPRVSIASFFSSSALPSSTVYGPMKELVSEENPPKYRDITIKEYTEGYFVKGLGGTSYLSNIRI